Sequence from the Pseudomonas sp. LS.1a genome:
ACGGCATGCGGCGAGCCAGCACGCCGGCCTCGGTCAGTTGCTTGTCCAGGTCGTTGCCCAGGCTGGCGCCGGTCATCAGGCTGATTTTCAGTGGCGACTGCTTGGCACGTTCGGCCAGTGCATGTGGTACGGCCTTGGCTTCGCCGGCGCGGGTGAAGCCGCTCATGCCGACGGTCATGCCGTCCTCGATCAGACCAGCGGCATCAGCCGCACTCATTACCTTGCTGTGCAGGGAGGACAAGCGGATACGATCACGGTACATGGATTGTTATCTCGGGCTACTGAAACTACTGCAGCGCAGTCTAGAGACTTCGCCCCTTGCCGTCCCGCGACCATGGTCGTATGAGAAGGCTTGGAATAGAGCCGTTGATCCGGATCAATAAAAGAAAAGCCCCGGCAGATTCTGACCGGGGCTTCCTTTATATCAGCTGGTTTGCAGCGACAGGTGTCACTCCACCGCCTTGACCATGTCTTCGATGACCTTCTTGGCGTCGCCGAACACCATCATGGTCTTGTCGAGGTAGAACAGTTCGTTGTCCAGGCCGGCGTAGCCGCTGGCCATGGAGCGCTTGTTGACGATGATGGTCTTGGCCTTGAACGCTTCGAGGATCGGCATGCCGGCGATTGGCGATTTGGGATCGTTCTTCGCCGCCGGGTTGACCACGTCGTTGGCGCCCAGCACCAGCACCACATCGGCCTGGCCGAACTCGGCGTTGATGTCTTCCATCTCGAACACCTGGTCGTACGGCACTTCGGCCTCGGCCAGCAGCACGTTCATGTGCCCGGGCATACGGCCCGCCACCGGGTGAATCGCGTACTTCACGGTTACGCCGTTGTGGGTCAGCTTCTCGGTCAGTTCCTTCAGTGCGTGCTGGGCGCGCGCCACCGCCAGGCCGTAGCCCGGGACGATGATCACGCTGTCGGCGTTGCTGAGCAGGAAGGTAGCATCGTCGGCCGAACCGGACTTCACCGGGCGCTGCTCTTTCGAGCCTTGTGCCGCGCCGGCATCGGTATCACCACCGAAGCCACCGAGGATGACGTTGAAGAACGAACGGTTCATCGCCTTGCACATGATGTACGAGAGGATCGCACCGGACGAGCCGACCAGGGAGCCTGCGATGATCAGCATCGAGTTGTTCAGCGAGAAGCCGATACCGGCCGCGGCCCAGCCCGAATAGCTGTTGAGCATCGACACCACCACCGGCATGTCGGCGCCCCCGATCGGAATAATGATCAGCACGCCCATGATGAAGGCCAGGACCAGCATCAGGGTGAAGGCACTGTAGTGGCCAGTGAAGGTGAACAGCAGGCCCAGGGCGATGGTGGTCAGGCCGAGGATCAGGTTCAGCTTGTGCTGGCCGGCGAACTGTACCGGTGCGCCCTGGAACAGGCGGAACTTGTACTTGCCCGACAGTTTGCCGAAGGCGATCACCGAACCGGAGAAGGTAATGGCACCGATGGCCGCGCCGAGGAACAGCTCCAGGCGGTTGCCGGTGGGGATCGGGTCGCTCATGGCGGCAACGATGCCCATCGATTGCGGTTCCAGCACCGCGGCGATGGCGATGAACACCGCAGCCAGGCCGATCATGCTGTGCATGAAGGCGACCAGTTCCGGCATCTTGGTCATCTCTACGCGCTTGGCCATGATCGAACCGGCGGTACCGCCGACCAGCAGGCCAACGATGACGTAGCCGATACCGGCAGTCGCAAGCTCAGCCCCGAGCTTATAAATGAGGCCGACCGTGGTGACGATGGCGATGCCCATGCCGATCATGCCGAACAGGTTGCCGCGCCGCGAGGTAGTCGGGTGCGACAGGCCCTTGAGCGCCTGGATGAAGCACACCGAGGCGACGAGGTAGAGGAGCGTTACCAGATTCATGCTCATGCTTACTTCTGCGCCTCGTTCTTGGTTTTCTTCTTGAACATCTCAAGCATGCGACGGGTGACCAGGAAGCCACCGAACACGTTGACCGCGGCCAGGGCCACTGCCAGGGTGCCCATCAGCTTGCCGGCCGGGGTCACGGTCAGGGCTGCGGCCAGCATGGCGCCGACGATGACGATCGCCGAAATGGCGTTGGTCACGGCCATCAGCGGCGTGTGCAGCGCCGGGGTGACGTTCCACACCACGTGGTAGCCCACATAGATGGCCAGCACGAAGATGATCAGGTTGTAGATGCCGTGGGAAATCAGCATGTCTTCCATTGTCGTGCTCCTTAGCCGTTCTTGCGGACGACCTGGCCATCACGGCACATCAGGCAGGCCGCGACGATGTCGTCTTCGAGGTTGATGACCAGCGCGCCGTCCTTGTCGAACAGCAGCTTCATGAAGTCCAGCAGGTTGCGGGCATACAGCGCCGAGGCATCGGCGCCCACCTGGGCCGGCAGGTTGGTCGGGCCGACGATGATCACGCCGTTCTCCTGTACCACCTGGTCGGCGACGGTCAGCGGGCAGTTGCCACCCTGGGCCGCTGCGAGGTCGATGACCACCGAGCCGGGCTTCATCTGCGCGACGGTTTCGGCGCTGAGCAGGGTCGGTGCCTTGCGCCCCGGGATCAGCGCAGTGGTGATGACGATATCCGCCTGCTTGGCGCGCTCGTGCACGGCCTGGGCCTGGCGTTGCATCCAGCTGGCCGGCATTGGCCGAGCGTAACCGCCAACACCTTCGGCGCACTCGCGCTCCTCATCGGTTTCGTAGGGCACGTCGATGAACTTGGCACCCAGCGACTCGATCTGCTCCTTCACGGCCGGGCGTACGTCGGACGCCTCGATCACCGCACCCAGGCGCTTGGCCGTGGCAATGGCCTGCAGGCCGGCAACGCCCGCGCCCAGGATCAGCACGCGCGCGGCCTTTACGGTCCCGGCGGCGGTCATCAGCATGGGCATGAAGCGTGGGTAGTGATGGGCAGCCAGCAACACCGCCTTGTAACCGGCGATGTTGGCTTGCGATGACAGCACGTCCAGGCTCTGCGCCCGCGAGGTGCGTGGCGCGGCTTCCAGGGCGAACGCGGTAATGCCGCGCTCGGCCATCTTGCCAATCAGCTCGCTGTTGAAGGGGTTGAGCATGCCCACCAGGAGGCTGCCACTGTTGATCAGGGCCAGTTCCTGGTCGTTGGGGGCGACCACTTTGAGCACCAATTGGGCGCCGTAGGCATCGGCTGCACTCCCCAGGGAAGCGCCCACGGCCTCATAGGCACTGTCCGGAATGCTGGCGTTGAGCCCTGCCCCCCGTTGGACGGTGACCTGATGGCCCTGGCCAATCAGTTTCTTGA
This genomic interval carries:
- a CDS encoding NAD(P)(+) transhydrogenase (Re/Si-specific) subunit beta yields the protein MSMNLVTLLYLVASVCFIQALKGLSHPTTSRRGNLFGMIGMGIAIVTTVGLIYKLGAELATAGIGYVIVGLLVGGTAGSIMAKRVEMTKMPELVAFMHSMIGLAAVFIAIAAVLEPQSMGIVAAMSDPIPTGNRLELFLGAAIGAITFSGSVIAFGKLSGKYKFRLFQGAPVQFAGQHKLNLILGLTTIALGLLFTFTGHYSAFTLMLVLAFIMGVLIIIPIGGADMPVVVSMLNSYSGWAAAGIGFSLNNSMLIIAGSLVGSSGAILSYIMCKAMNRSFFNVILGGFGGDTDAGAAQGSKEQRPVKSGSADDATFLLSNADSVIIVPGYGLAVARAQHALKELTEKLTHNGVTVKYAIHPVAGRMPGHMNVLLAEAEVPYDQVFEMEDINAEFGQADVVLVLGANDVVNPAAKNDPKSPIAGMPILEAFKAKTIIVNKRSMASGYAGLDNELFYLDKTMMVFGDAKKVIEDMVKAVE
- a CDS encoding NAD(P) transhydrogenase subunit alpha, translated to MEDMLISHGIYNLIIFVLAIYVGYHVVWNVTPALHTPLMAVTNAISAIVIVGAMLAAALTVTPAGKLMGTLAVALAAVNVFGGFLVTRRMLEMFKKKTKNEAQK
- a CDS encoding Re/Si-specific NAD(P)(+) transhydrogenase subunit alpha, whose product is MHIGVPLETQTGETRVAATPETIKKLIGQGHQVTVQRGAGLNASIPDSAYEAVGASLGSAADAYGAQLVLKVVAPNDQELALINSGSLLVGMLNPFNSELIGKMAERGITAFALEAAPRTSRAQSLDVLSSQANIAGYKAVLLAAHHYPRFMPMLMTAAGTVKAARVLILGAGVAGLQAIATAKRLGAVIEASDVRPAVKEQIESLGAKFIDVPYETDEERECAEGVGGYARPMPASWMQRQAQAVHERAKQADIVITTALIPGRKAPTLLSAETVAQMKPGSVVIDLAAAQGGNCPLTVADQVVQENGVIIVGPTNLPAQVGADASALYARNLLDFMKLLFDKDGALVINLEDDIVAACLMCRDGQVVRKNG